Proteins encoded in a region of the Botrytis cinerea B05.10 chromosome 11, complete sequence genome:
- the Bcdus4 gene encoding Bcdus4 has translation MIRTTEHNGVAANPALDINPLTLFEIAKKEKRPLYTCAPMVRYSKLAFRETVAQYGVDLCWTPMILAKEFNRSVFARDSDFTTSPTSGPTIAQFGVCSPLEISRSTTLLAPYVNGVDINCGCPQSWACACSIGAALMHKRELVAEMVKEAKSALKRDGFEGKKTVSVKIRIHRDLRETIDFINTVQDAGVDFITIHGRMRSTPSSHPVNLEAIKLLTTHTTVPTLSNGDIFTLSDAFHHTSHTGVSGVMSARGLLENPALFAGYASTPWECVDVFMNQVLKQPIPFKLVVHHLSEMCGTDRSQNGGNNGLLGKEERMRLMECRDMVDVIDLMDEVRGLRRL, from the exons atgatacGTACCACCGAGCACAATGGCGTCGCCGCAAACCCCGCCTTGGATATAAA TCCCCTCACCCTCTTCGAAATcgcgaagaaagaaaaaagaccCCTCTATACCTGCGCGCCCATGGTACGCTACAGCAAA CTTGCTTTTCGAGAAACCGTTGCGCAGTATGGAGTGGATCTTTGCTGGACCCCGATG ATTTTGGCAAAAGAATTTAATCGCAGTGTTTTTGCACGTGATTCTG ACTTCACAACCTCCCCCACCTCCGGCCCAACCATCGCCCAATTCGGCGTCTGTTCTCCCCTCGAAATCTCCCGCTCAACCACCCTCCTCGCCCCCTACGTAAATGGCGTGGATATCAATTGCGGATGTCCACAATCATGGGCATGTGCCTGTTCCATCGGCGCCGCACTAATGCACAAACGAGAACTCGTTGCGGAAATGGTCAAGGAAGCAAAAAGTGCACTGAagagagatggatttgaGGGAAAGAAAACAGTTAGTGTTAAGATTAGAATCCATCGGGACTTAAG AGAGACGATAGATTTCATCAACACCGTGCAAGACGCCGGCGTAGACTTCATCACCATCCACGGACGCATGCGCTCGACTCCCTCGTCGCACCCTGTAAATCTCGAAGCTATAAAACTGCTCACCACGCACACCACCGTTCCTACCCTCTCGAACGGTGATATCTTCACCCTCTCCGACGCCTTCCATCATACCTCCCACACTGGTGTTTCGGGCGTCATGTCCGCTCGCGGACTCCTCGAAAATCCCGCCCTCTTCGCAGGTTACGCATCGACCCCCTGGGAATGCGTAGACGTTTTCATGAACCAGGTGCTCAAACAACCTATACCGTTTAAACTCGTAGTGCATCATTTGAGCGAAATGTGCGGCACGGATCGGTCGCAGAATGGGGGGAATAATGGATTGTTAGGAAAGGAGGAGCGGATGAGGTTGATGGAGTGTAGAGATATGGTCgatgtgattgatttgatggatgaggTGAGGGGATTACGGAGGTTATAG